One genomic segment of Helianthus annuus cultivar XRQ/B chromosome 14, HanXRQr2.0-SUNRISE, whole genome shotgun sequence includes these proteins:
- the LOC110906653 gene encoding uncharacterized protein LOC110906653 codes for MARVDQRLDQVVDQLTDRMADLINRRRQGPNDGFGSDFSNPFGDGSTSKDKQEGRPRGEHGGGNRRWDSGIKVDIPEFDGTSLNPEGFIDWLATVEEVFEYKEVPENKRVALIATRLRGRASAWWQQLKLTRNRLGKSRIVTWTKMKKCLRSNFLPHNFQKVMYQRLQKLKQGAKSVDDYTTEFYQLIARNDIQEQEEQLVSRYIGGLRVQIMESVNLFDPLTIPEAHQRALAFEKQNRRVGGSFTPAGGNVGSGSGAPRGGPSQQRPGVNNTGPTSRGASSSGPRCFNCGETGHRQAECKRAGKRHLFAESEDDQYEEYENNPVNDEETEYEEEVVTGDVGVNLYVRRSCYKPKADGDDWLKHNIFHSTCIILGKVCTFVIDSGSCDNLIFKEAVQKLALKTESHPKPYKLQWLKKGGEVTVSKRALVPISIGSTYKDDVVCDVVPMNMCHLLLGRPWEYERNIEHHGRSNTYSFLFGGVKITLVPSKPKQLAAKQSGTLLTISQFQDELEEADNVFILIGKTVLEEVEIPDAMVPLLEEFSDVFPDELPDGLPPLRDIQHHIDLEPGSQLPNRPHYRMSPGEHEEL; via the coding sequence ATGGCGAGAGTGGATCAACGGTTGGATCAGGTGGTCGATCAGTTGACTGACCGGATGGCCGACTTGATCAATCGTAGGAGGCAGGGACCCAATGACGGGTTTGGTTCTGATTTCAGTAACCCATTTGGTGATGGTTCAACTTCCAAAGACAAACAGGAAGGGCGACCAAGGGGTGAACATGGAGGGGGTAACAGgcgctgggattctgggataaagGTTGATATTCCAGAATTTGATGGGACTAGTTTGAATCCGGAGGGGTTCATCGATTGGTTGGCTACCGTGGAGGAAGTGTTTGAGTACAAGGAGGTGCCTGAAAATAAGCGGGTGGCCTTGATCGCTACCAGGTTACGTGGTAGGGCCTCTGCGTGGTGGCAACAATTGAAGTTAACACGGAATAGGCTCGGAAAGTCAAGGATCGTGACATGGACCAAGATGAAGAAGTGCTTGCGGTCCAACTTTTTGCCTCATAATTTTCAAAAGGTGATGTACCAACGTCTGCAAAAATTAAAACAAGGGGCTAAATCGGTTGATGATTATACCACAGAGTTTTACCAGTTGATTGCTAGGAATGATATTCAAGAACAGGAGGAACAACTTGTTTCTCGGTATATTGGGGGTTTGAGGGTTCAAATCATGGAGTCCGTGAATCTTTTTGACCCGTTAACCATTCCAGAGGCACACCAACGGGCGTTGGCCTTTGAGAAGCAAAACCGTCGGGTGGGCGGTTCATTTACCCCTGCTGGAGGAAACGTTGGGTCGGGCAGTGGGGCACCTCGTGGCGGGCCTAGTCAGCAAAGGCCGGGGGTTAACAATACCGGGCCTACTTCTAGGGGGGCTAGTAGTAGTGGTCcgagatgtttcaattgtggtgaaacgGGCCATCGTCAAGCTGAGTGTAAAAGGGCTGGTAAGAGACATTTATTTGCTGAGTCTGAAGATGATCAGTATGAAGAGTATGAGAATAACCCAGTGAACGATGAAGAAACTGAATATGAAGAAGAGGTCGTGACCGGTGATGTTGGAGTAAACTTGTATGTCAGACGCTCTTGCTATAAACCAAAGGCAGATGGGGATGACTGGCTGAAGCATAACATTTTCCACTCAACATGTATCATTTTGGGAAAGGTATGCACGTTTGTTATTGATTCGGGAAGTTGTGATAATTTGATATTTAAAGAGGCGGTCCAGAAGTTGGCTTTGAAAACAGAAAGTCACCCCAAGCCTTATAAGCTTCAATGGCTTAAAAAGGGAGGTGAAGTAACGGTATCTAAAAGAGCCCTTGTTCCTATTTCTATCGGGTCCACATATAAAGACGATGTTGTGTGTGATGTGGTCCCTATGAACATGTGTCACTTATTGTTGGGTAGACCTTGGGAGTATGAGCGTAATATAGAGCATCATGGTCGGTCCAATACTTATAGCTTTCTGTTTGGTGGTGTGAAGATAACTCTTGTTCCTAGCAAGCCCAAGCAGTTAGCCGCAAAACAGTCGGGTACTTTGTTGACCATCAGTCAGTTTCAAGATGAGTTGGAGGAAGcagacaatgtttttattttgatagGGAAGACAGTGCTCGAGGAGGTCGAAATTCCTGATGCTATGGTTCCTTTGCTTGAAGAATTTTCTGATGTTTTCCCTGACGAATTGCCTGATGGATTGCCACCTTTGCGTGACATCCAACATCATATTGATTTAGAGCCTGGGTCACAGTTACCCAATAGACCACATTACAGGATGAGCCCTGGTGAGCATGAAGAGTTGTGA